A genomic window from Persephonella sp. includes:
- the rny gene encoding ribonuclease Y, producing the protein MIEIIVGVSALAVGGAAGFAACKTTVGKALQEKEKEAERIIAEKNRIESEAKRKAEEIIRQAEKEAMIKAKEIENEALQLKKEQEIIIEKEILKRKQQLEEELKKEREELQNLEKTLMTREAQLEKRIARIEHREEELEKKWDEVKKLEEEIKAIQKEIEEKEQKIKAAEEQYILELQRIASMTKEEAREELMKKVEEEAKLEAAKLMKEIEEEARKEAEKEAKWNLVTAIQRLAPEVTTSYTISVVDLPSNDLKGRIIGREGRNIRAFEMETGVDLIIDDTPDIVTISSFDPLRREIAKESLERLIADGRIHPGRIEEVVSKVKEEMEAKVRKLGEETCLELGFTDVHPELYYYIGKLYYRTSYTQNVLLHTKEVAYLAGMMAAELGLDEKAARRGGLMHDIGKSISHEVGGSHSKVGAELAKRYGEPDVVINAILYHHNDEPARYPEAVLVAAADALSAARPGARREALQSYINRLEKIEAIVNSFENVEKSFAIQAGREVRIIVNAEKLSDEEAYLLTKEIAKRIEKEVEFPGQIKVTTIRESRFVEVAK; encoded by the coding sequence ATGATAGAGATAATAGTTGGAGTTTCAGCTTTAGCAGTAGGAGGCGCTGCAGGATTTGCAGCATGCAAGACAACTGTAGGAAAAGCACTTCAAGAAAAAGAAAAAGAAGCAGAAAGGATAATTGCTGAAAAAAATAGAATTGAGTCAGAAGCAAAAAGAAAAGCTGAGGAAATCATCAGACAGGCAGAAAAAGAAGCAATGATTAAGGCAAAAGAGATTGAAAATGAAGCTTTGCAGCTGAAAAAAGAGCAGGAAATTATTATTGAAAAAGAAATTCTCAAAAGAAAACAACAACTTGAAGAAGAACTTAAAAAGGAAAGGGAAGAACTTCAAAATCTTGAAAAAACCCTTATGACAAGGGAAGCTCAACTTGAGAAAAGAATTGCAAGAATAGAACACAGAGAGGAAGAACTTGAGAAAAAATGGGACGAGGTTAAAAAGTTAGAGGAAGAAATCAAGGCTATCCAGAAAGAGATTGAAGAAAAAGAACAAAAAATCAAAGCTGCAGAGGAGCAGTATATCCTTGAGCTCCAGAGAATCGCTTCTATGACTAAAGAGGAAGCCAGAGAAGAGCTTATGAAAAAAGTTGAAGAAGAAGCAAAATTAGAAGCTGCTAAACTGATGAAAGAGATAGAAGAAGAAGCAAGAAAAGAAGCAGAAAAAGAGGCAAAATGGAATCTGGTTACAGCAATACAGAGACTTGCACCAGAAGTAACAACATCATATACAATCTCTGTTGTTGACCTGCCTTCCAACGACCTAAAAGGTAGAATTATTGGAAGGGAAGGTAGAAATATCAGAGCATTTGAGATGGAAACAGGAGTTGACCTGATTATTGATGATACCCCTGACATTGTTACGATTTCATCATTTGACCCTCTTAGAAGGGAAATAGCAAAAGAATCCCTTGAAAGATTGATAGCAGACGGAAGAATACATCCAGGAAGAATTGAAGAGGTAGTATCAAAAGTAAAAGAAGAAATGGAAGCAAAGGTCAGAAAACTTGGTGAAGAAACATGTCTTGAGCTTGGATTTACAGATGTCCATCCTGAACTTTATTACTACATAGGAAAACTATACTATAGAACATCCTATACACAAAACGTTCTGCTGCATACAAAAGAAGTTGCATACCTTGCAGGAATGATGGCTGCTGAACTGGGACTTGATGAAAAAGCAGCCAGAAGAGGAGGTTTAATGCATGACATTGGAAAATCTATTTCCCACGAAGTTGGGGGTTCCCACTCTAAAGTCGGAGCAGAACTGGCAAAAAGATACGGAGAACCTGATGTGGTTATAAATGCAATTCTTTATCACCATAATGATGAGCCTGCAAGATATCCGGAAGCGGTCTTAGTAGCTGCTGCAGATGCTTTATCAGCAGCAAGACCAGGAGCAAGAAGAGAAGCTCTCCAGTCTTATATCAACAGACTGGAAAAAATTGAAGCCATTGTTAACTCATTTGAAAATGTTGAAAAATCATTTGCTATACAGGCAGGAAGAGAAGTTAGGATTATAGTAAACGCAGAAAAATTATCAGATGAAGAGGCATATCTTCTGACAAAAGAAATCGCAAAAAGAATAGAAAAAGAAGTAGAATTCCCAGGACAAATCAAGGTAACCACAATCAGAGAATCAAGATTTGTAGAAGTTGCCAAGTAA
- a CDS encoding TIGR00282 family metallophosphoesterase translates to MKFLCIGDVIGRTGRNALKRFLPEIKEKYKPDFVVLNGENAAGGFGLTKKVYDELLSMGIDVITSGNHIFDKKEITQFIDQEEKLLRPANYPPQALGRGYGIYEKNGKKIAVINLMGRVFMGIPLDCPFRKFDEIYEKIKDEADYIIVDFHAEATSEKTAFGYYVDGRADIVFGTHSHVATADEMILPKGTAYITDVGLTGPKYSVIGMKIEEPIQKFTTGMPVKYDVAKGPLLFQALFVKKTEEKTEIIRLKLEEE, encoded by the coding sequence ATGAAATTTTTATGTATTGGCGATGTTATAGGAAGAACAGGGAGGAACGCATTAAAACGCTTCCTCCCTGAAATTAAAGAAAAATATAAACCGGATTTTGTAGTTTTAAATGGAGAAAATGCAGCAGGTGGTTTTGGTTTAACAAAAAAGGTTTATGATGAACTTCTGTCTATGGGAATTGACGTAATAACCTCAGGAAATCATATCTTTGATAAAAAGGAGATTACCCAGTTTATTGACCAGGAAGAAAAACTTCTTAGACCTGCAAACTATCCCCCCCAAGCCCTTGGCAGAGGATACGGCATTTATGAAAAAAACGGCAAAAAAATAGCTGTTATTAATTTGATGGGAAGGGTTTTTATGGGAATTCCATTAGACTGTCCATTTAGAAAATTTGATGAAATTTATGAAAAAATCAAAGATGAAGCTGACTATATAATCGTGGATTTCCATGCAGAAGCAACTTCAGAAAAGACAGCCTTTGGATATTATGTTGATGGGAGAGCCGATATTGTTTTTGGCACCCATTCCCATGTGGCAACTGCTGATGAAATGATACTACCAAAGGGAACAGCCTATATTACAGACGTAGGCCTTACGGGACCCAAATACTCTGTAATAGGGATGAAAATTGAAGAACCAATCCAGAAATTTACAACAGGAATGCCTGTTAAATATGATGTAGCAAAAGGTCCATTGTTATTTCAGGCATTATTTGTTAAAAAAACAGAAGAAAAAACCGAAATTATAAGACTAAAGCTTGAAGAGGAGTGA
- a CDS encoding 5-formyltetrahydrofolate cyclo-ligase, producing the protein MKESIRKEILSKRLSHRQIEEQSAKIAEKFCSLPDVKNAKNILLYYPHKNEVDTRPLIEKLLKKSDISVFLPKVSGEDILPVHVKDLSSLKSGYAGIKEPEGLPVNPEELDIVVVPAIAFDKRGHRLGYGKGYYDRFLKKTNALKVGFAFDFQVIDELPVEEHDIPVDLIITPTRVIKTKEEEKR; encoded by the coding sequence TTGAAAGAGAGTATTAGAAAAGAGATTTTAAGTAAGAGATTAAGCCACAGGCAGATTGAGGAGCAGTCTGCCAAAATAGCAGAAAAATTCTGCTCCCTGCCTGATGTAAAAAATGCAAAGAATATACTTCTTTACTATCCTCATAAAAATGAGGTAGACACAAGACCTCTTATTGAAAAACTTCTAAAAAAATCAGATATTTCTGTCTTCCTCCCTAAAGTTTCAGGTGAAGATATTTTACCTGTTCATGTCAAAGACCTGTCCTCACTAAAGTCAGGCTATGCAGGAATTAAAGAACCGGAAGGATTACCTGTAAATCCAGAAGAACTTGATATTGTTGTTGTTCCGGCTATTGCATTTGACAAAAGAGGGCATAGACTTGGATATGGCAAAGGATATTACGATAGGTTTTTAAAGAAAACTAATGCACTGAAGGTGGGGTTTGCATTTGATTTTCAGGTGATTGATGAGCTACCAGTAGAAGAACATGACATTCCTGTGGATTTAATCATAACCCCTACCAGAGTAATAAAGACAAAGGAGGAAGAGAAAAGATGA